In Micrococcus luteus NCTC 2665, a single window of DNA contains:
- a CDS encoding NAD-dependent succinate-semialdehyde dehydrogenase yields the protein MSTPTGYRVQDPSTDQVVETFPTLADGEVDQLLAAAEAAQRAWAARPIEERATIVHKVADLFEERKDELAQIIATEMGKRVTEGVEEAEFSSAIFGYFADKGPTFAADRPIETFEGGRAMIRHLPLGVLLGVMPWNFPYYQIARFAAPNLMLGNAIVLKHAEICPRSALAVQQIMDDAGVPAGVYTNVFATHDQIAEFIADPRVAGVSLTGSERAGSVIGALAGQHLKKAVLELGGSDPYIVLDAEDPAEAARTAWATRMYNMGQACNSNKRMIVTADIHDAFVAELVSLAEAMKPGEAADEDPTVFTPLSSRGAAEGLAEQVERARQQGATVHVGGTVTDEAGARFAPAVITGVTSEMDAYREELFGPVAVVYKVESADEALALANDSQYGLGGAVFSQDEAQAERIARQLEVGMANVNTPAGEGAEIPFGGIKRSGFGRELGPLGMDEFVNKQTYFVQD from the coding sequence ATGAGCACCCCCACCGGCTATCGCGTGCAGGACCCCAGCACCGACCAGGTCGTGGAGACCTTCCCGACCCTCGCCGACGGTGAGGTCGACCAGCTGCTGGCCGCCGCCGAGGCCGCCCAGCGTGCGTGGGCCGCCCGCCCCATCGAGGAGCGCGCCACCATCGTGCACAAGGTCGCGGACCTCTTCGAGGAGCGCAAGGACGAGCTCGCGCAGATCATCGCCACCGAGATGGGCAAGCGCGTGACCGAGGGCGTCGAGGAGGCGGAGTTCAGCTCGGCCATCTTCGGCTACTTCGCGGACAAGGGCCCCACCTTCGCCGCGGACCGCCCCATCGAGACCTTCGAGGGCGGCCGCGCCATGATCCGCCACCTGCCCCTGGGTGTGCTGCTGGGTGTCATGCCGTGGAACTTCCCGTACTACCAGATCGCCCGTTTCGCCGCGCCGAACCTCATGCTCGGCAACGCGATCGTGCTCAAGCACGCCGAGATCTGCCCGCGCTCGGCCCTGGCCGTGCAGCAGATCATGGACGACGCCGGCGTGCCGGCCGGCGTGTACACCAACGTGTTCGCCACGCACGACCAGATCGCCGAGTTCATCGCCGACCCGCGCGTGGCCGGCGTCTCCCTGACCGGCTCCGAGCGGGCCGGCTCCGTGATCGGCGCGCTCGCGGGCCAGCACCTCAAGAAGGCCGTCCTCGAGCTCGGCGGGTCGGATCCGTACATCGTGCTCGACGCCGAGGATCCGGCCGAGGCCGCCCGCACCGCGTGGGCGACCCGCATGTACAACATGGGCCAGGCCTGCAACTCCAACAAGCGCATGATCGTCACGGCGGACATCCACGACGCCTTCGTGGCCGAGCTGGTGTCCCTGGCCGAGGCCATGAAGCCCGGGGAGGCCGCCGACGAGGACCCGACGGTCTTCACCCCGCTGTCCTCGCGCGGTGCCGCCGAGGGCCTGGCCGAGCAGGTGGAGCGGGCCCGTCAGCAGGGGGCGACGGTCCACGTCGGCGGGACCGTCACGGACGAGGCGGGCGCCCGCTTCGCCCCGGCCGTGATCACGGGCGTCACCTCCGAGATGGACGCCTACCGCGAGGAGCTCTTCGGCCCCGTCGCCGTCGTCTACAAGGTGGAGTCCGCGGACGAGGCGCTCGCCCTCGCCAACGACTCCCAGTACGGCCTGGGCGGCGCCGTGTTCTCCCAGGACGAGGCTCAGGCCGAGCGGATCGCCCGGCAGCTCGAGGTCGGCATGGCCAACGTCAACACGCCGGCGGGAGAAGGGGCGGAGATCCCGTTCGGCGGCATCAAGCGCTCCGGCTTCGGCCGCGAGCTCGGCCCGCTCGGCATGGACGAGTTCGTCAACAAGCAGACGTACTTCGTCCAGGACTGA
- the gabT gene encoding 4-aminobutyrate--2-oxoglutarate transaminase: MTATPDLEQTRHLATELPGPRSRELAERQQRAVPAGVATTMPVYAARAAGGILEDVDGNRLIDLASGIAVTSVGASHPRVVAAVQEQVAQFTHTSFMITPYEGYVAVAEQLDRTSPIPGETRTALFNSGAEAVENAVKVARAYTGKQAVAAFDHAYHGRTTLTMALTAKSMPYKHSFGPFAPEIYRVPGSYPLRDGLSGAEAAQRAISALEKQIGADDLAAVIMEPIQGEGGFIVPAEGFLPAMVEWCKANDVLFIADEVQSGIARTGAWFASETEGIEPDLMATAKGIAGGMPLSGVTGRAEVMDSVHPGGLGGTYGGNPVATAAALAVFEAVEEDGLLEKARRIEQVIREHFEQNADDRIAEVRGRGAMMAIEFVDPATGEPDATLTATVAAAVRATGVILLTCGTYGNVVRFLPPLTIGEDLLKEGLSEVTKALQSA; the protein is encoded by the coding sequence ATGACCGCCACCCCCGACCTCGAGCAGACCCGCCACCTGGCCACCGAGCTGCCCGGCCCCCGCTCCCGTGAGCTCGCCGAGCGCCAGCAGCGCGCCGTCCCGGCCGGCGTGGCCACCACCATGCCGGTGTACGCGGCCCGCGCCGCGGGCGGCATCCTCGAGGACGTGGACGGCAACCGCCTGATTGACCTGGCCTCCGGCATCGCCGTCACCTCCGTGGGCGCCTCCCACCCGCGCGTCGTGGCCGCCGTCCAGGAGCAGGTCGCCCAGTTCACCCACACCTCGTTCATGATCACGCCCTACGAGGGCTACGTGGCCGTGGCCGAGCAGCTGGACCGCACCAGCCCGATCCCCGGCGAGACCCGCACCGCCCTGTTCAACTCCGGCGCCGAGGCCGTGGAGAACGCCGTCAAGGTGGCCCGCGCCTACACCGGCAAGCAGGCCGTGGCCGCGTTCGACCACGCCTACCACGGCCGCACCACCCTGACGATGGCGCTGACCGCCAAGTCCATGCCCTACAAGCACAGCTTCGGACCGTTCGCCCCCGAGATCTACCGCGTGCCCGGCTCCTACCCGCTGCGGGACGGCCTGTCCGGCGCCGAGGCCGCGCAGCGTGCCATCTCCGCGCTGGAGAAGCAGATCGGTGCCGACGACCTGGCCGCCGTGATCATGGAGCCGATCCAGGGCGAGGGCGGCTTCATCGTCCCGGCCGAGGGCTTCCTGCCGGCCATGGTCGAGTGGTGCAAGGCCAACGACGTCCTGTTCATCGCGGACGAGGTCCAGTCCGGCATCGCCCGCACCGGCGCCTGGTTCGCCTCCGAGACCGAGGGCATCGAGCCGGACCTGATGGCGACCGCCAAGGGCATCGCCGGCGGCATGCCGCTCTCCGGCGTCACCGGCCGCGCCGAGGTGATGGACTCCGTGCACCCGGGCGGCCTCGGGGGCACCTACGGCGGCAACCCCGTCGCCACGGCGGCGGCGCTCGCCGTGTTCGAGGCCGTCGAGGAGGACGGTCTCCTGGAGAAGGCCCGCCGGATCGAGCAGGTCATCCGCGAGCACTTCGAGCAGAACGCCGACGACCGCATCGCCGAGGTCCGCGGCCGCGGCGCGATGATGGCGATCGAGTTCGTGGACCCCGCCACCGGCGAGCCGGACGCGACGCTGACCGCCACCGTGGCCGCGGCCGTGCGCGCCACCGGCGTCATCCTGCTCACGTGCGGCACCTACGGCAACGTCGTGCGCTTCCTGCCGCCGCTGACCATCGGTGAGGACCTCCTCAAGGAGGGCCTGAGCGAGGTCACGAAGGCGCTGCAGTCCGCCTGA
- a CDS encoding LysR family transcriptional regulator has translation MEEKLLRAFVTVAEVGTVSGAAIRLDLVQSALSRQLQRLQRELRLPLFARVAGRLELTTAGEAFLPVAREVLVAHRRAEQAARALASGRLTDVAVAAPGTTLIDVVLPFVATFGEEDPRPRIAETQLDDSLLDAVARHDLVVMPTVPPPAVASLPLMDLPVWAYVAPGHPWAGRTRVSLDDLVAQPVVAPARTFMARRVLDGAVAVAGLTPPALVEANSGRVAQALVATGAGVAVVTEDPAFGLTPLRVIAQGRTLTVRLHAAWRGDHFAAETLEAIARRLQAFVRDRYAEPGDDAPGRGRSA, from the coding sequence ATGGAGGAGAAACTGCTCAGGGCCTTCGTCACGGTGGCCGAGGTCGGCACGGTCTCGGGGGCCGCGATCCGCCTGGATCTCGTGCAGTCTGCGCTCAGTCGGCAGCTGCAGCGGCTTCAGCGTGAGCTGCGCCTGCCCCTGTTCGCCCGGGTCGCCGGCCGGCTCGAGCTGACGACGGCCGGCGAGGCGTTCCTCCCGGTGGCGCGCGAGGTCCTCGTCGCCCATCGACGGGCGGAGCAGGCGGCCCGCGCGCTCGCCTCCGGTCGGCTCACGGACGTGGCCGTGGCCGCGCCCGGCACCACCCTCATCGACGTCGTGCTGCCGTTCGTGGCCACCTTCGGCGAGGAGGACCCGCGCCCGCGCATCGCGGAGACCCAGCTGGACGACTCGCTGCTCGACGCCGTCGCGCGGCACGACCTGGTGGTGATGCCGACGGTGCCGCCGCCCGCCGTCGCGTCGCTGCCGCTGATGGACCTGCCGGTCTGGGCGTACGTCGCCCCGGGCCACCCCTGGGCGGGCCGGACGCGGGTGTCCCTCGACGACCTCGTCGCCCAGCCCGTCGTCGCGCCCGCCCGCACCTTCATGGCGCGACGCGTCCTCGACGGCGCCGTGGCCGTGGCTGGCCTCACGCCGCCGGCCCTCGTCGAGGCGAACTCCGGGCGGGTGGCCCAGGCCCTGGTCGCGACGGGGGCGGGCGTCGCCGTCGTCACCGAGGACCCGGCCTTCGGGTTGACGCCGTTGCGGGTCATCGCGCAGGGGCGGACGCTCACGGTGCGACTGCACGCGGCATGGCGGGGGGACCACTTCGCCGCCGAGACGCTGGAGGCGATCGCCCGTCGGTTGCAGGCCTTCGTCCGGGACCGCTATGCCGAGCCCGGAGACGACGCGCCGGGCCGAGGCCGGAGCGCGTGA
- a CDS encoding class F sortase codes for MNTTVRRALWVVLLLPCLSLVFLALRGVLAVGVVPISAAPTLSATASATPSPSSSARSTPSPAPTATPTPSSAAPTSEAAVPIETQEPAGAPTPSEEPTPTEEPAPAAAAHLSGPAAPWDEITATPVHVDVHQDGEQIVGAGIDLTQLDEGGDLDPEPQTVGWYGPPQWGTTPGERSQYAGVLAGHVVYYGVRDVFWNLGDVRAGAVVVVTYDDGTQAAFEADADAVSVEKEALTEDPANRWAWEPGGDDAKVTLITCDLVPGTGMTGNAFNNWVVQATRVA; via the coding sequence ATGAACACCACCGTCCGACGCGCCCTGTGGGTGGTCCTGTTGCTGCCGTGCCTGAGCCTCGTGTTCCTCGCGCTGCGCGGGGTGCTGGCGGTCGGCGTCGTGCCGATCAGCGCTGCCCCCACCCTCAGCGCCACGGCGTCCGCGACCCCGTCGCCGTCGTCCTCAGCACGCTCCACGCCCAGCCCTGCACCGACGGCCACACCGACCCCGTCCTCCGCGGCACCCACGTCGGAGGCGGCGGTTCCCATCGAGACCCAGGAACCCGCCGGCGCACCCACGCCGTCCGAGGAGCCGACCCCCACCGAGGAGCCAGCCCCCGCCGCGGCCGCCCACCTCTCCGGCCCCGCCGCCCCGTGGGACGAGATCACGGCGACACCTGTCCACGTGGACGTCCACCAGGACGGCGAGCAGATCGTCGGAGCGGGGATCGACCTCACGCAGTTGGATGAGGGCGGCGACTTGGACCCGGAGCCACAGACGGTCGGCTGGTACGGCCCGCCGCAGTGGGGCACCACGCCGGGGGAGCGCTCCCAGTACGCGGGGGTCCTGGCCGGGCACGTCGTCTACTACGGCGTGCGTGACGTGTTCTGGAACCTGGGCGACGTGCGGGCGGGCGCCGTCGTCGTGGTGACGTACGACGACGGCACGCAGGCCGCCTTCGAGGCGGACGCGGACGCGGTCTCGGTGGAGAAGGAGGCGCTCACCGAGGATCCGGCGAACCGCTGGGCATGGGAGCCGGGGGGCGACGATGCGAAGGTCACGCTGATCACGTGCGACCTCGTGCCGGGCACCGGGATGACCGGGAACGCCTTCAACAACTGGGTGGTGCAGGCCACCCGCGTCGCCTGA
- a CDS encoding DUF305 domain-containing protein has product MSRADIAPARVRPRRWSVAVGGVLLSITLATGGCSVAEEPGQTGGTEAGNTYLEGVLASPSQTSADPLAADIQFAGLLLRNHRDAIQQSDQVLGKDGVDQEIRATAERMKSEHEERAGRLESMLEGWGVPSDDVRAAGAESTPSAQPESTEDAEPTQIVGDELRAGLMSDREKNVLAAAEPEEAGRIYLLQMRRLYQGALTISATEAEDGSDDAAKELASSVVEGHRKELESLAATLGEMGVIGSSGARTAEPSGFTGPIKIEGTGADGGSVPSDFVPEPVQRVRNFRATQKPVLPSSNSPSSSSASGSASASGRDAEDQRGRDAASASPSPSPADTAQATPRPSSGASPSPSASR; this is encoded by the coding sequence ATGAGCCGAGCCGACATCGCCCCCGCCCGCGTGCGCCCCCGCCGCTGGAGCGTGGCCGTTGGAGGGGTGCTCCTGAGCATCACCCTGGCCACCGGCGGCTGCAGCGTCGCCGAGGAGCCCGGACAGACCGGTGGCACGGAGGCGGGGAACACCTACCTGGAGGGCGTGCTGGCCAGCCCCAGCCAGACGTCCGCCGACCCGCTCGCGGCGGACATCCAGTTCGCGGGTCTGCTGCTGCGCAACCACCGCGACGCGATCCAGCAGTCCGATCAGGTGCTGGGCAAGGACGGCGTGGACCAGGAGATCCGGGCCACCGCCGAACGGATGAAGTCCGAGCACGAGGAGCGGGCGGGCCGGCTCGAGTCGATGCTCGAGGGCTGGGGCGTCCCCTCGGATGACGTGCGCGCTGCGGGTGCCGAGTCGACCCCGTCTGCGCAGCCCGAGTCCACGGAGGACGCGGAGCCGACCCAGATCGTGGGCGACGAGCTGCGCGCCGGACTCATGTCCGACCGGGAGAAGAACGTGCTGGCCGCCGCCGAGCCGGAGGAGGCAGGACGGATCTACCTGCTCCAGATGCGCCGCCTCTATCAGGGCGCGCTGACGATCTCCGCCACGGAGGCGGAGGACGGCTCGGACGACGCGGCCAAGGAGCTGGCCTCCAGCGTGGTCGAGGGCCACCGCAAGGAGCTGGAGAGTTTGGCCGCGACGCTCGGGGAGATGGGCGTGATCGGGTCGAGCGGGGCGCGCACGGCGGAACCGTCCGGGTTCACCGGCCCCATCAAGATCGAGGGCACCGGCGCCGACGGCGGCTCCGTCCCCTCGGACTTCGTCCCGGAGCCGGTGCAGCGGGTGCGCAACTTCCGCGCCACCCAGAAGCCGGTGCTGCCGTCGTCGAACTCGCCCAGTTCCTCCAGCGCTTCGGGCTCCGCCAGCGCGTCCGGCCGGGACGCCGAGGACCAGCGGGGGCGGGACGCCGCATCGGCGAGCCCGTCGCCCAGCCCGGCCGACACGGCGCAGGCCACCCCGCGCCCCTCCTCCGGGGCAAGCCCCTCGCCCAGCGCATCCCGCTGA
- a CDS encoding GNAT family N-acetyltransferase — protein MSTSPTVTRNDAESRYELHDGGTLLAVLDFRDNGAAVSLNRAFTIPVHRGQGHAATLTAGAVADIETNGGPAGGRRIVPMCWYVAQWFDEHPEKSALLAPR, from the coding sequence ATGAGCACCTCCCCCACCGTCACCCGCAATGACGCCGAGTCCCGGTATGAGCTCCACGACGGCGGCACCCTGCTCGCCGTCCTCGACTTCCGGGACAACGGCGCGGCCGTCTCCCTGAACCGGGCGTTCACCATCCCCGTGCACCGCGGCCAGGGCCACGCCGCCACGCTGACCGCCGGCGCAGTCGCGGACATCGAGACGAACGGCGGCCCCGCAGGGGGCCGCCGCATCGTGCCGATGTGCTGGTACGTCGCCCAGTGGTTCGACGAGCACCCGGAGAAGAGCGCGTTGCTCGCGCCCCGCTGA
- a CDS encoding IS256-like element ISMlu11 family transposase translates to MTDEKNPGEPSGQDLVEQLKASGQLDSLFAQIDAGGVELTGDGGFVPALVKAALERGLQAELTSHLGYEKGSSEAPKHANSRNGTTPKTVESEVGPIELDVPRDRGGSFTPRLVPKGQRRLGGLDDMIISLYAGGMTIRDIQHHLASTIGTDLSHETISNITDAVSEEVLAWQSRPLEEFYPVIYLDAIRIKIRENSQVLNRAAYIAVGVDLEGIKHVLGIWVQDTEGSAFWAHVCADLANRGVQDVLIVCCDGLKGLPEAIEATWPDSMVQTCVVHLIRAAMRFVAYQDRKKVAAALKPIYTAPNEETARKALAEFEASELGTKYPSAAATWANSWERFIPFLQFPPMLRKVIYTTNSIESLNFQLRKVTKNRGHFPSTEAAVKLLWLAICNIEDKRAAERARDRGKPAGQRKAQGRLVEGQAVTNWKQALAQLAAAYPDRINPYL, encoded by the coding sequence ATGACCGACGAGAAGAACCCAGGCGAGCCCTCGGGCCAGGACCTGGTCGAGCAGCTGAAAGCCTCAGGGCAGCTTGATTCCCTATTCGCGCAGATCGACGCGGGCGGCGTCGAGCTCACCGGTGACGGCGGGTTCGTGCCCGCGCTGGTCAAGGCCGCGCTCGAGCGGGGCCTGCAGGCCGAGCTGACCAGCCATCTGGGCTACGAGAAGGGCTCGAGCGAGGCGCCGAAGCACGCCAACTCCCGCAACGGGACCACCCCGAAGACCGTGGAGTCCGAGGTCGGGCCGATCGAGCTGGACGTCCCGCGAGACCGGGGCGGGTCGTTCACCCCGCGCCTGGTGCCCAAGGGCCAGCGGCGCCTCGGGGGCCTGGATGACATGATCATCAGCCTCTATGCCGGCGGAATGACGATCCGGGACATCCAGCACCACCTGGCCTCCACGATCGGCACGGACCTGTCGCACGAGACGATCTCCAACATCACCGACGCCGTGAGCGAAGAGGTCCTGGCGTGGCAGTCGCGGCCGCTGGAGGAGTTCTATCCGGTGATCTATCTCGACGCAATCCGGATCAAGATCCGAGAGAACAGCCAGGTCCTCAACCGTGCCGCCTACATCGCCGTCGGCGTGGACCTCGAGGGCATCAAGCACGTGCTGGGGATCTGGGTCCAGGACACCGAGGGCTCGGCGTTCTGGGCCCACGTCTGCGCCGATCTCGCCAACCGGGGCGTACAGGACGTGCTGATCGTGTGCTGCGACGGGCTCAAGGGCCTGCCGGAGGCGATCGAGGCGACGTGGCCGGACTCGATGGTCCAGACCTGCGTGGTTCACCTGATCCGGGCCGCGATGCGGTTCGTGGCCTACCAGGACCGCAAGAAGGTCGCCGCCGCGCTGAAGCCGATCTACACTGCCCCCAACGAAGAGACCGCGAGGAAGGCGCTGGCCGAGTTCGAGGCCTCCGAGCTCGGCACGAAGTACCCGTCTGCAGCCGCGACCTGGGCGAACTCCTGGGAGCGGTTCATCCCGTTCCTGCAGTTCCCACCCATGCTCCGCAAGGTCATCTACACGACCAACAGCATCGAGTCGCTGAACTTCCAGCTACGGAAGGTGACCAAGAACCGCGGCCACTTCCCCTCGACCGAGGCGGCGGTGAAGCTGCTCTGGCTGGCGATCTGCAACATCGAAGACAAACGCGCCGCCGAACGCGCTCGGGACCGGGGCAAACCCGCCGGCCAGCGCAAAGCCCAGGGCCGGCTCGTCGAAGGCCAGGCCGTCACGAACTGGAAGCAGGCCCTCGCCCAGCTCGCCGCGGCCTACCCCGACCGGATCAACCCCTACCTGTGA
- a CDS encoding IS256 family transposase, translating to MTHNQSALTTLIGEVLADPDLAHSDVFRRMLQAGLQDLINAEATVKIGAARYERTPERTTRRNGTRPKTLATPAGEVDLQIPKLREGSFFPSLLSPRRRVDKALYAVICQAWIDGVSTRKVDQLVRALGNDTGISRSTVSRICGEIDEAVQEFLSRRIDHTWFPYLFLDATYLDVRHRGRVASQALVVATGVSGEGRREILGMALGDAETTDFWTEFLRSLRDRGLKVATDADPLGVALVTSDAHAGIKAAVKAILPGSGWQRCRVHFARNVTQKLGSARSKPVNALISTIFAQTTPEAVIAQYHQVTDSLRGSFPEITAMLEAAEPDLTGFAPLPREHWQKVWSNNPIERLNREIKRRADVVQIFPDRDSVTRLIGAVLQEQHEEWQYGERRYFSDISMRKLVHTLHEHTEPARPELYLTA from the coding sequence ATGACCCACAACCAGTCTGCCCTGACGACCCTGATCGGCGAAGTCCTCGCCGACCCCGACCTGGCCCACTCGGACGTGTTCCGGCGAATGCTGCAGGCCGGCCTGCAAGACCTGATCAACGCGGAAGCGACCGTGAAGATCGGCGCGGCCCGTTACGAGCGCACCCCGGAGCGGACCACCCGCCGTAACGGCACCCGGCCGAAGACCCTCGCGACCCCGGCCGGGGAGGTGGACCTTCAGATCCCGAAGCTGCGGGAGGGGTCGTTCTTCCCCTCGCTGCTGAGCCCGCGCCGCCGGGTCGACAAGGCGCTCTACGCGGTGATCTGTCAGGCCTGGATCGACGGCGTCTCGACCCGCAAGGTCGATCAGCTGGTGCGGGCGCTCGGCAACGACACCGGCATCAGCCGGTCGACGGTGTCGCGGATCTGCGGTGAGATCGACGAGGCGGTGCAGGAGTTCCTTTCCCGCCGGATCGATCACACTTGGTTCCCGTACCTGTTCCTCGACGCGACCTACCTCGACGTCCGCCACCGCGGCCGGGTCGCCTCGCAGGCCCTCGTCGTCGCCACCGGCGTGAGCGGCGAGGGCAGGCGGGAGATCCTCGGGATGGCGCTCGGTGACGCGGAGACCACCGACTTCTGGACCGAGTTCCTCCGCAGCCTCCGCGACCGCGGCCTGAAGGTCGCCACCGACGCCGACCCGCTCGGGGTTGCCCTGGTCACGTCCGACGCGCACGCCGGCATCAAGGCCGCGGTGAAAGCGATCCTGCCCGGCTCGGGGTGGCAACGATGCCGAGTGCATTTCGCGCGCAACGTGACCCAGAAGCTCGGCTCAGCACGCTCCAAGCCGGTCAACGCGCTGATCTCCACGATCTTCGCGCAGACCACCCCCGAAGCGGTGATCGCGCAGTATCACCAGGTCACCGACAGTCTGCGCGGCTCGTTCCCCGAGATCACCGCCATGCTCGAGGCCGCCGAGCCGGACCTCACCGGGTTCGCCCCGCTGCCCCGGGAGCACTGGCAGAAGGTCTGGTCCAACAACCCCATCGAGCGCCTCAACCGCGAGATCAAACGCCGCGCCGACGTCGTCCAGATCTTCCCCGACCGCGACTCCGTGACCCGCCTGATCGGCGCGGTCCTCCAGGAACAACACGAGGAATGGCAATACGGCGAACGCCGCTACTTCTCCGACATCTCGATGCGCAAACTCGTCCACACCCTGCACGAACACACCGAACCCGCCCGCCCCGAGCTCTACCTCACCGCCTGA
- a CDS encoding DUF1931 family protein gives MAKIIGVSKFERLFREAAGLDVDKNDLARLNDFVRQKVYDLLLAAQATAKDNQRDVIQLHDLPLTLGFKESMRAFDGLDTALELQPILDQLVALPPLDLAYSYEMEAESPRLVGGLTVALARAFKILDPKVKNPQSVHWERAMAIFDLLF, from the coding sequence ATGGCGAAAATCATCGGCGTATCGAAGTTTGAACGGCTCTTTCGGGAGGCAGCCGGCCTGGACGTGGACAAGAACGACCTGGCGCGGCTGAACGATTTCGTGCGGCAGAAGGTCTACGATCTGTTGCTGGCGGCGCAGGCCACGGCCAAGGACAACCAGCGAGACGTCATCCAGCTGCACGACCTGCCGCTGACGCTCGGCTTCAAGGAGAGCATGCGGGCCTTCGACGGGCTGGACACCGCACTGGAGCTTCAGCCTATCCTGGATCAGCTGGTAGCCCTGCCCCCGCTCGACCTGGCCTACAGCTATGAGATGGAAGCGGAGTCGCCGCGCCTGGTCGGCGGGCTGACGGTGGCGCTGGCACGTGCCTTCAAAATCCTCGATCCTAAGGTCAAAAACCCGCAGAGCGTGCACTGGGAGCGGGCCATGGCTATCTTTGACCTGCTCTTTTAG
- the nrdH gene encoding glutaredoxin-like protein NrdH — MTVTVYTKPACVQCNATYRALDKKGIAYEVVDMSQDPAALERVRALGFMQAPVVITETDSWSGFRPDKIAELAESAAASVA; from the coding sequence ATGACCGTCACCGTGTACACCAAGCCGGCCTGCGTGCAGTGCAACGCCACCTACCGTGCACTGGACAAGAAGGGCATCGCCTACGAGGTCGTGGACATGTCCCAGGACCCCGCCGCCCTCGAGCGCGTCCGTGCCCTCGGCTTCATGCAGGCCCCCGTCGTCATCACCGAGACCGACTCCTGGTCCGGCTTCCGCCCGGACAAGATCGCCGAGCTCGCCGAGTCCGCCGCGGCATCGGTGGCCTGA
- the nrdI gene encoding class Ib ribonucleoside-diphosphate reductase assembly flavoprotein NrdI → MTVAADPGHIRSAEAQGLVPTDAGLIYFSSASNYTHRFVEKLELPEDRVARLPLITREPTLGATAPYVLMTPTYGGGSGPGAVPKQVIKFLNVPENRHWIRGVIASGNTNFHEGYCLAGYIISRKCQVPLMYKFELMGTPDDVERVRGGLEGLWT, encoded by the coding sequence ATGACCGTCGCCGCGGACCCGGGCCACATCCGCTCGGCCGAGGCGCAGGGGCTCGTCCCCACCGACGCGGGACTGATCTACTTCTCCTCCGCCTCCAACTACACGCACCGCTTCGTCGAGAAGCTGGAGCTGCCCGAGGACCGGGTGGCTCGACTGCCGTTGATCACCCGGGAGCCCACCCTCGGGGCCACCGCCCCATACGTCCTGATGACCCCCACCTATGGCGGGGGCAGCGGGCCGGGCGCGGTCCCGAAGCAGGTGATCAAGTTCCTCAACGTCCCGGAGAACCGTCACTGGATTCGGGGCGTGATCGCGTCCGGGAACACCAACTTCCATGAGGGCTACTGCCTGGCCGGCTACATCATCTCCCGCAAGTGCCAGGTCCCCCTCATGTACAAATTCGAGCTGATGGGCACGCCCGACGACGTCGAACGCGTCCGCGGCGGCCTGGAAGGACTGTGGACATGA